One window of Microbacterium sp. Root61 genomic DNA carries:
- a CDS encoding ATP-binding cassette domain-containing protein gives MPEAAASAHVADSHGVIRVVGARENNLKNISVDLPKRRLTVFTGVSGSGKSSLVFGTIAAESQRAINESYPTFVQQFMATPGRPEVDALENLSAAILVDQERMGANARSTVGTATDVHAMLRMLFSRLGQPHVGSPQAFSFNVPSVKGAGAIEIETGPNKGKKERRSFEITGGMCPRCEGLGEVSDVDLDELFDSSKSLAEGALTIPGYSVDGWMVRGFTESGFVDPQKPIKDYTEQERHDFLYKEPTKVKIQGINMTYEGLIPKITASFLKKDRDALQPHIRAFVERAVKFTDCPDCGGTRLNDGARSSKINGISIADAAAMQITDLAVWLRTVEDAEVAPLMQGIRDTVDSFVDIGLGYLSLDRASGTLSGGEAQRTKMIRHLGSSLTDITYVFDEPTAGLHPHDIERMNALLRLLRDKGNTVLVVEHKPEVIAIADHVVDLGPGAGRHGGEIMFTGDVAGLRSSGTLTGRHFDHRAQLKPEVRAAKGHLEIRGATQHNLKGVDVDVPLGILTVVTGVAGSGKSSLIHGNIPAYDDVVVVDQSAIKGSRRSSPATYTGLLDGIRAAFAKANGVKPAFFSANSEGACLACKGLGVIITELGFASTVETLCELCEGTGFSDEALEYLLDGKNIAEVLGMSVAEASEFFASPATGMKAPAIAMLARLSDVGLGYITLGQALNTLSGGERQRLKLAISMAKKGAIYVLDEPTTGLHLADVDNMLAMLDRLVDAGNSVIVIEHHQAVMAHADWIIDLGPGAGHDGGTVVFEGTPADLVANADTLTATHLRTYVGD, from the coding sequence ATGCCTGAAGCCGCAGCATCCGCCCACGTCGCCGACTCGCACGGAGTGATCCGCGTCGTCGGCGCCCGCGAGAACAACCTGAAGAACATCAGCGTCGATCTGCCCAAGCGGCGGCTCACCGTCTTCACCGGGGTCAGCGGGTCGGGCAAGTCCTCGCTCGTCTTCGGCACGATCGCGGCGGAGTCGCAGCGAGCGATCAACGAGTCGTACCCGACGTTCGTGCAGCAGTTCATGGCGACGCCGGGCCGCCCCGAGGTCGACGCGCTGGAGAACCTCAGTGCCGCCATCCTGGTCGACCAGGAGCGAATGGGCGCCAACGCCCGTTCCACCGTCGGCACCGCGACGGACGTGCACGCCATGCTCCGGATGCTGTTCAGCCGCCTCGGCCAGCCGCACGTCGGGTCGCCCCAGGCGTTCTCCTTCAACGTCCCCTCGGTCAAGGGTGCCGGGGCGATCGAGATCGAGACCGGACCGAACAAGGGCAAGAAGGAGCGCCGCTCGTTCGAGATCACGGGCGGTATGTGCCCGCGGTGCGAGGGTCTCGGCGAAGTGAGCGACGTCGACCTCGACGAGCTGTTCGACAGCTCCAAGTCGCTCGCCGAAGGCGCGCTCACGATCCCCGGCTACAGCGTGGACGGCTGGATGGTCCGCGGCTTCACCGAGTCGGGGTTCGTGGACCCGCAGAAGCCCATCAAGGACTACACCGAGCAGGAACGCCACGACTTCCTCTACAAGGAGCCGACGAAGGTCAAGATCCAGGGGATCAACATGACCTACGAAGGCCTCATCCCGAAGATCACGGCGAGCTTCCTCAAGAAGGACCGCGACGCACTGCAGCCGCACATCCGGGCCTTCGTCGAGCGGGCCGTCAAGTTCACGGACTGCCCCGACTGCGGCGGCACGCGGCTCAACGACGGCGCACGGTCCTCGAAGATCAACGGCATCAGCATCGCGGATGCCGCGGCCATGCAGATCACCGACCTCGCGGTGTGGTTGCGCACGGTCGAGGACGCCGAGGTCGCGCCGCTGATGCAGGGCATCCGCGACACGGTCGACTCGTTCGTCGACATCGGTCTGGGCTACCTGTCGCTCGACCGCGCGTCCGGCACGCTGTCGGGCGGCGAGGCGCAGCGCACGAAGATGATCCGTCACCTCGGCTCGAGCCTGACCGACATCACCTACGTCTTCGACGAGCCGACCGCGGGGCTGCACCCGCACGACATCGAACGGATGAACGCGCTGCTGCGGCTGCTGCGCGACAAGGGCAACACGGTGCTCGTCGTCGAGCACAAGCCCGAGGTCATCGCGATCGCCGACCACGTCGTGGACCTCGGCCCCGGCGCGGGGCGGCACGGCGGCGAGATCATGTTCACGGGGGATGTCGCGGGGCTGCGGTCCTCCGGCACGCTCACCGGCCGGCACTTCGATCACCGGGCGCAGCTCAAGCCCGAGGTGCGTGCGGCGAAGGGGCACCTCGAGATCCGGGGGGCGACCCAGCACAACCTGAAGGGCGTCGACGTCGATGTGCCGCTCGGCATCCTCACGGTCGTGACGGGTGTCGCCGGGTCGGGCAAGTCGTCGCTGATCCACGGCAACATCCCCGCGTACGACGACGTCGTCGTGGTGGACCAGTCCGCCATCAAGGGGTCGCGCCGCAGCAGCCCGGCGACCTACACCGGGCTGCTGGACGGCATCCGCGCCGCGTTCGCGAAGGCGAACGGCGTGAAGCCCGCGTTCTTCAGCGCCAACTCCGAGGGTGCCTGCCTCGCCTGCAAGGGCCTCGGCGTCATCATCACCGAGCTCGGCTTCGCGTCGACTGTCGAGACCCTGTGCGAGCTGTGCGAGGGTACCGGCTTCTCCGACGAGGCGCTGGAGTACCTGCTCGACGGCAAGAACATCGCCGAAGTGCTCGGGATGTCGGTGGCCGAGGCATCCGAGTTCTTCGCGTCGCCCGCCACGGGCATGAAGGCCCCCGCCATCGCGATGCTGGCACGGCTGAGCGACGTCGGGCTCGGGTACATCACGCTCGGGCAGGCGCTGAACACCCTGTCCGGCGGAGAGCGGCAGCGGCTCAAGCTCGCGATCAGCATGGCGAAGAAGGGCGCGATCTACGTGCTCGACGAGCCGACGACCGGTCTGCACCTCGCCGACGTCGACAATATGCTCGCGATGCTCGACCGGCTCGTGGACGCGGGCAACAGCGTCATCGTGATCGAGCACCACCAGGCCGTGATGGCCCACGCCGACTGGATCATCGACCTCGGACCCGGCGCAGGGCACGACGGCGGCACGGTCGTGTTCGAGGGCACTCCGGCCGACCTCGTGGCCAACGCCGATACGCTGACCGCCACGCACCTCCGCACCTACGTCGGAGACTGA
- a CDS encoding Ig-like domain-containing protein, with amino-acid sequence MKTFAWLRARPRAVASASVVTISAVAITTMAFVYQGFPTTEVDLHDGGVWVTKKSSLLVGHFNHESQVLDGGLRAASDDYDILQTGSTVLVVDSSQGTVTTVDPAMVTLADSADVPGGAKVVLGGSTVAVLDRTSGDLWVMPSEAIGSFQVEGTDPTAELGKNADVTVGVDGTVHALSVADSQILSIRLEAGEPGDPSVHNLEPLDADAESGITAVGSTAVVLSGTMVQTSTGMRTEVPDADGAALQQPSAETTTVALTTKSHLVRVPLDGSEPTEKSSGAQGSPSAPVVLQGCAYSAWSGSAKFIRDCVGDKDDLAVDIEGVDESSVLAFRQNRDVVVLNDVVGGSAWMASESMQRIDNWNDITPPEGDAEEDEQTTEETVETTLPERTPENTVPVATDDDFGVRPGRTTVLPVLDNDNDADGDVLTATVPGGNPALGTIQPINNGAGLQIAVPEDATGADSFVYEVDDGRGGKDTATVRLAVHDWDTNAPPKQKRVTNVAVEAGGTVTYNVLPDWIDPDGDDVFLQAVVPAEGDEADFTSDGRITYRAIGGTQGRKDVTIIVSDGTDVTEGTVRFDVRPVGSTLPITNADHVVVRAGQTATVAPLANDTSSGREQLRLARVDEVADAIVVLDTANKTFSFVSNKPGTYYIQYLVSTGPNGVPGLVRVDVLEDADTDLPPIAVRDVALLPSGGDVLVNVLANDADPAGGILVVQSVTVDPGTGVAVSVLNHETLRISDQSALGAQVRIAYRISNGIQTADGEVVVIPVPAPAQLRPPVANDDQAIVRAGDIVTIPVLENDYHPNGDTIHVAPDLVPPLIKPDEGDLFVSQDVLRFRAPDEPGTVYATYEVTDSTGQKDAGYVTIQVLPVNAETNQAPRPRDIVARTLTGSQVTIAIPMDGIDADGDSVDLIGIASAPKKGRIVEVGADTLVYQAFDDSSGVDTFTYRVRDRLGKEGTASIRIGIAPGEAANQSPYAVKDSVVMRPDRKVAVPVLANDSDPDGDAIGLVKDGLILPEVAGLSAKVEGNRVVVTSPGEPIETSLQYTIRDARGAKGIAVLQVTVAEDVPLQRPVARDDRIRAEDVEEDTVDVEVLANDEDPDGTTKALTVTVQDAGAKVLADGKVRVVLGDEAQLITYTITDEDGLAASAFIRVPSLDSLPPTLTTVTPVEVKSGETIEIKLADHVKAVGGAKVVITEAAKVAAVHSNGADLVKDQTTLVYTSADSYFGQDAITFEVTDGTGPDDPEGRKATLTLPITVLPPDNQPPTFSNGQMDVAPGEDAATLDLLALTRDPDPDDLDDMSYTIVGGSPTGMSASIKGQELQVSAGSNTPKGTTATVKLRISDGQTEAIEGSVTVRVTASTRPLPTANDDTIEEAHQGKTVSVPVLDNDFNPFPDTPLKVTTAITETGEGTVEVSGTNVKVTPDAKFFGTMVVRYRIQDVTTDVDREVEGRIRLTVQGRPDAPGTPTVSSVQDRTVVLSWTPPANNGAEITGYTVKSVAGDYTKKCASTTCTLDGLTNNVKYNFVVIATNRVNDSDPSAPSEEARPDARPDTPNPPTLQFGDRSLKVAWVTPSTPGSPVQSFNLEISPAPPSGVSQKTLVTGNSLTWDGLENGTNYQVRVQAVNLAPDPSSWSAPSAGMVPARAPEAPGAPTTARLSPVGSQAQMQVAWSPPANNGDAISGYSLKVLRGGSLINTIPVAAGQTTQAVVIDASTTDYTFTVSASNKAGMGADSPQSAPRRAFVAPGAPTNVVATTPAANSRIHVTYTPAAGNGATAGEVKYEYNVGSGWRSDWDGTTITAGIANNNSYQVTLRAYTSLDGVRYDGPASAPSGSVAPYGPVNTPGAGASASGTSITYSWSAPADNGRGIQVMQININGGGWQNVGRTGSTSVNHGHSVTGSVQVRAYDTEGQVSAVASASARTADPPQPTYTLSKGTTSGSMPNCSSSSCAFMQLNVTNFPAGNYFVACSDDHEPRFSGKTYYIPANGSVTMSCYYGWTGRQPWLEIDGIGSTPRMTWY; translated from the coding sequence ATGAAGACCTTCGCGTGGCTGCGAGCGCGTCCGCGCGCCGTCGCATCAGCCAGTGTCGTCACGATCTCCGCGGTGGCGATCACCACAATGGCGTTCGTCTATCAGGGGTTCCCGACCACTGAAGTCGATCTGCACGACGGCGGCGTCTGGGTGACCAAGAAGTCGAGCCTGCTCGTCGGGCACTTCAACCACGAGTCGCAGGTGCTCGACGGCGGCCTGCGTGCGGCATCCGACGACTACGACATTCTCCAGACCGGCTCCACTGTGCTCGTCGTGGACTCCTCGCAGGGCACGGTCACGACCGTGGACCCGGCGATGGTGACCCTCGCCGACTCGGCCGACGTGCCCGGTGGCGCGAAGGTCGTACTGGGCGGCTCGACCGTCGCCGTGCTGGACCGCACCTCGGGCGATCTCTGGGTCATGCCTTCCGAGGCGATCGGTTCCTTCCAGGTCGAGGGCACCGACCCCACCGCCGAACTCGGCAAGAACGCCGATGTCACGGTCGGCGTGGACGGGACCGTCCACGCGCTCTCGGTCGCCGACAGCCAGATCCTCTCGATCCGCCTCGAAGCGGGCGAGCCCGGCGACCCCTCCGTGCACAACCTCGAACCCCTCGACGCCGACGCCGAGAGCGGCATCACCGCGGTCGGCTCGACCGCCGTCGTGCTCAGCGGCACGATGGTGCAGACGTCCACGGGCATGCGCACAGAGGTTCCGGATGCCGATGGTGCTGCGCTGCAGCAGCCGTCCGCCGAGACGACCACCGTGGCCCTGACCACGAAGTCCCACCTCGTTCGCGTCCCGCTGGACGGCTCCGAGCCGACCGAGAAGAGCTCCGGCGCGCAGGGCTCCCCCTCCGCACCCGTCGTGCTGCAGGGCTGCGCGTACTCCGCGTGGTCGGGATCGGCGAAGTTCATCCGCGACTGCGTCGGCGACAAGGACGACCTCGCCGTCGACATCGAGGGTGTGGATGAGTCATCCGTGCTCGCCTTCCGGCAGAACCGCGACGTGGTCGTGCTCAACGACGTCGTCGGCGGCAGCGCCTGGATGGCCAGCGAGAGCATGCAGCGCATCGACAACTGGAACGACATCACGCCGCCCGAGGGCGATGCCGAGGAAGACGAGCAGACCACCGAGGAGACCGTCGAGACGACCCTCCCCGAGCGGACGCCGGAGAACACGGTCCCGGTCGCGACGGACGACGACTTCGGCGTACGGCCCGGCCGCACCACCGTGCTGCCCGTGCTCGACAACGACAATGACGCGGACGGCGATGTGCTGACCGCCACGGTCCCCGGCGGCAACCCGGCTCTCGGCACGATCCAGCCGATCAACAACGGCGCAGGTCTGCAGATCGCCGTCCCGGAGGATGCCACGGGCGCAGACTCGTTCGTCTACGAGGTCGACGACGGGCGTGGTGGCAAAGACACCGCCACCGTCCGACTCGCGGTGCACGATTGGGACACCAACGCTCCGCCGAAGCAGAAGCGCGTCACCAACGTCGCGGTCGAGGCCGGCGGCACCGTCACCTACAACGTGCTGCCCGACTGGATCGACCCGGACGGCGATGACGTCTTCCTGCAGGCCGTCGTGCCCGCCGAGGGCGACGAGGCCGACTTCACCTCGGACGGCCGCATCACCTACCGCGCCATCGGCGGAACCCAGGGTCGCAAGGATGTCACGATCATCGTCTCGGACGGGACCGACGTCACCGAAGGGACCGTGCGCTTCGACGTGCGTCCCGTCGGCTCCACCCTGCCGATCACCAACGCCGACCACGTCGTCGTGCGCGCCGGGCAGACGGCCACCGTCGCCCCGCTGGCCAACGACACGAGCTCCGGTCGTGAGCAGCTGCGCCTCGCGCGCGTCGACGAGGTCGCCGATGCGATCGTCGTGCTCGACACCGCCAACAAGACCTTCTCGTTCGTCTCGAACAAGCCCGGCACCTATTACATCCAATACCTCGTCTCGACCGGTCCGAACGGCGTGCCCGGTCTCGTGCGCGTCGACGTGCTCGAGGACGCCGACACCGACCTGCCCCCGATCGCGGTGCGCGACGTCGCACTGCTGCCCAGCGGTGGCGACGTGCTCGTGAACGTGCTGGCCAACGACGCCGACCCGGCCGGCGGCATCCTCGTGGTGCAGTCGGTGACGGTCGATCCCGGCACCGGTGTGGCCGTCTCGGTCCTCAACCACGAGACGCTCCGCATCAGCGACCAGTCCGCGCTCGGCGCGCAGGTGCGCATCGCGTACCGCATCTCCAACGGCATCCAGACGGCCGACGGCGAGGTCGTGGTCATCCCCGTGCCCGCGCCCGCGCAGCTGCGCCCCCCGGTCGCCAACGACGACCAGGCGATCGTCCGTGCCGGTGACATCGTCACGATCCCGGTGCTCGAGAACGACTACCACCCCAACGGCGACACGATCCACGTCGCGCCGGACCTGGTGCCGCCGCTGATCAAGCCCGACGAGGGCGATCTGTTCGTCTCGCAGGACGTGCTCCGCTTCCGCGCCCCCGACGAGCCCGGAACGGTCTACGCCACCTATGAGGTGACCGACAGCACGGGTCAGAAGGATGCCGGCTACGTCACCATCCAGGTGCTCCCCGTCAACGCCGAGACCAACCAGGCGCCGCGGCCCCGCGACATCGTGGCCCGCACCCTGACCGGCTCCCAGGTCACGATCGCGATCCCGATGGACGGCATCGACGCCGACGGCGACTCGGTCGATCTGATCGGCATCGCGTCGGCCCCCAAGAAGGGGCGCATCGTCGAGGTAGGCGCGGACACGCTCGTCTACCAGGCCTTCGACGACTCGTCGGGCGTGGACACCTTCACCTACCGGGTGCGCGATCGCCTCGGCAAGGAGGGCACCGCCTCCATCCGCATCGGCATCGCCCCGGGCGAGGCGGCGAACCAGTCGCCGTACGCGGTCAAGGACTCCGTCGTCATGCGTCCGGATCGCAAGGTCGCCGTGCCGGTGCTGGCGAACGACTCCGACCCCGACGGTGACGCCATCGGGCTCGTCAAGGACGGACTGATCCTCCCCGAGGTCGCCGGCCTGTCGGCCAAGGTCGAGGGCAACCGCGTCGTCGTGACCTCGCCCGGAGAGCCGATCGAGACCTCGCTGCAGTACACGATCCGCGATGCGCGCGGGGCCAAGGGCATCGCCGTCCTGCAGGTCACGGTGGCCGAGGACGTGCCGCTGCAGCGGCCGGTGGCGCGCGATGACCGCATCCGCGCCGAGGACGTCGAGGAGGACACCGTCGATGTCGAGGTCCTCGCCAACGACGAGGACCCGGACGGCACGACCAAGGCGCTGACCGTGACGGTTCAGGATGCCGGGGCCAAGGTGCTCGCGGACGGCAAGGTGCGCGTCGTGCTCGGCGACGAGGCCCAGCTGATCACGTACACGATCACCGACGAGGACGGCCTCGCGGCATCCGCCTTCATCCGCGTGCCGTCGCTCGATTCGCTCCCCCCGACGCTGACCACGGTCACTCCGGTCGAGGTGAAGAGCGGCGAGACGATCGAGATCAAGCTCGCCGACCACGTCAAGGCGGTCGGCGGCGCCAAGGTCGTCATCACCGAGGCGGCGAAGGTCGCGGCGGTGCACTCGAACGGCGCCGATCTGGTCAAGGACCAGACCACGCTGGTCTACACGTCGGCCGACAGCTACTTCGGGCAGGACGCCATCACCTTCGAGGTGACCGACGGCACCGGCCCGGACGACCCCGAGGGCCGCAAGGCGACGCTCACACTGCCGATCACGGTGCTCCCGCCCGACAACCAGCCGCCGACGTTCTCGAACGGGCAGATGGATGTCGCTCCGGGTGAGGATGCCGCGACGCTGGATCTGCTCGCCCTCACCCGCGACCCCGATCCCGACGACCTCGATGACATGAGCTACACGATCGTCGGCGGTTCGCCGACGGGCATGAGCGCGAGCATCAAGGGTCAGGAGCTGCAGGTCAGCGCCGGCTCCAACACGCCCAAGGGCACCACCGCCACGGTCAAGCTCCGCATCAGCGACGGCCAGACCGAGGCGATCGAGGGCAGCGTCACCGTGCGGGTCACGGCCTCCACGCGTCCGCTGCCGACGGCCAACGACGACACCATCGAAGAGGCGCACCAGGGCAAGACCGTCTCCGTGCCGGTGCTCGACAACGACTTCAACCCGTTCCCGGACACCCCGCTGAAGGTCACCACGGCGATCACCGAGACCGGTGAGGGCACCGTCGAGGTCTCCGGCACCAACGTCAAGGTGACGCCGGATGCGAAGTTCTTCGGCACCATGGTCGTGCGTTACCGCATCCAGGACGTGACGACCGACGTCGACCGCGAGGTCGAGGGACGCATCCGTCTGACGGTGCAGGGACGCCCCGACGCACCGGGCACGCCCACAGTCTCCAGCGTGCAGGACCGCACCGTCGTGCTGTCGTGGACGCCGCCGGCCAACAACGGCGCCGAGATCACCGGCTATACGGTCAAGTCCGTGGCGGGCGACTACACGAAGAAGTGCGCGTCGACGACGTGCACGCTGGACGGGCTGACCAACAACGTCAAGTACAACTTCGTCGTGATCGCGACCAACCGCGTCAACGACTCCGACCCGTCGGCCCCCTCGGAGGAGGCGCGTCCCGACGCGCGTCCGGACACCCCGAACCCGCCGACCCTGCAGTTCGGCGACCGCAGCCTGAAGGTCGCCTGGGTCACCCCGTCGACGCCCGGCTCTCCGGTGCAGTCCTTCAACCTGGAGATCTCGCCGGCCCCGCCGTCGGGCGTCTCGCAGAAGACGCTGGTCACCGGCAACTCGCTGACGTGGGACGGTCTGGAGAACGGCACCAACTACCAGGTGCGCGTGCAGGCCGTGAACCTCGCTCCCGATCCGTCGAGCTGGAGCGCGCCCTCGGCCGGCATGGTGCCCGCACGGGCGCCCGAGGCTCCTGGCGCGCCGACCACGGCGCGGCTGAGCCCGGTCGGCTCGCAGGCGCAGATGCAGGTGGCGTGGTCGCCCCCTGCCAACAACGGCGATGCGATCTCGGGTTACAGCCTCAAGGTGCTGCGCGGCGGATCGCTCATCAACACGATTCCGGTCGCGGCAGGTCAGACGACCCAGGCGGTCGTGATCGATGCATCCACGACCGACTACACGTTCACCGTGTCAGCCTCCAATAAGGCGGGCATGGGGGCGGACAGTCCCCAGTCGGCGCCGAGACGCGCGTTCGTCGCGCCCGGAGCGCCCACCAACGTGGTCGCCACGACTCCGGCCGCCAACAGCCGCATCCACGTGACTTACACGCCGGCTGCCGGCAACGGCGCGACCGCGGGTGAGGTCAAGTACGAGTACAACGTGGGCTCGGGCTGGCGCAGCGACTGGGACGGCACCACCATCACCGCCGGCATCGCGAACAACAACAGCTACCAGGTGACGTTGCGCGCGTACACATCGCTGGACGGGGTGCGCTACGACGGCCCGGCCTCCGCGCCCTCCGGCTCGGTGGCGCCCTACGGTCCGGTGAACACGCCGGGCGCGGGTGCGTCTGCGAGCGGCACGTCGATCACGTACTCGTGGTCGGCTCCGGCCGATAACGGCCGCGGCATCCAAGTCATGCAGATCAATATCAACGGCGGCGGCTGGCAGAACGTGGGGCGCACCGGCAGCACATCGGTGAACCACGGGCACAGCGTGACGGGCAGCGTGCAGGTGCGTGCCTACGACACGGAGGGTCAGGTGTCGGCGGTCGCGTCGGCGTCGGCGCGGACAGCTGACCCGCCACAGCCGACGTATACGCTCTCGAAGGGCACGACCAGTGGCAGCATGCCGAACTGCAGCAGCTCCTCGTGCGCGTTCATGCAGCTGAACGTCACCAACTTCCCCGCCGGCAACTACTTCGTCGCCTGCTCGGACGATCACGAGCCGCGCTTCTCCGGGAAGACCTACTACATCCCGGCGAACGGCTCGGTGACGATGAGCTGCTACTACGGCTGGACCGGGCGCCAGCCCTGGCTGGAGATCGACGGCATCGGCAGCACGCCACGGATGACGTGGTACTGA
- a CDS encoding DUF58 domain-containing protein, translating to MTSETLGSIPAGDRAGWREVAGPVASRVLRRTRELLGIARPVTWVLIATALILWIAGEMLGWWELTIAALIIGVTLVLCALFLIGRTAYDVTLDLNRTRVVVGERAVGALTLANTGNRAILPSRVVLPVGSGRGVFSVRRLHAGDEAEELFAIPTQKRGILQVGPVSVVRGDPLGLFERVHRRDEPVDLYVHPRTVLFSGQSLGFLRDLDGLPTTDLSPDDVSFHALREYQPGDDLRHVHWKSTARTGSVMVRQYEETRRSHFVIGLSRSAADYRDGAEFELAISAAGSLGLRALRDSQRVEVRVQGRELPAATGKQFLDALSGLEQSRPREGGIVELAGVVSASIALASVVVLVCGSAVSAAQLRIACARLPYGARALAVVVETGAAPGLRRIGEADVLTVGALDQLAGALRKVLA from the coding sequence ATGACGAGCGAGACACTCGGGTCGATCCCCGCCGGGGATCGTGCCGGATGGCGGGAGGTCGCGGGTCCCGTGGCATCCCGCGTCCTGCGGCGTACGCGCGAACTGCTCGGCATCGCGCGCCCCGTCACCTGGGTGCTCATCGCGACCGCGCTGATCCTCTGGATCGCGGGCGAGATGCTCGGCTGGTGGGAGCTCACGATCGCGGCGCTGATCATCGGCGTCACGCTGGTGCTGTGCGCCCTGTTCCTGATCGGCCGCACCGCGTACGACGTCACACTCGATCTCAACCGCACGCGCGTCGTCGTCGGCGAGCGGGCGGTCGGCGCGCTGACCCTCGCGAACACCGGAAACCGCGCCATCCTGCCCTCCCGCGTCGTCCTGCCGGTCGGCTCGGGCCGCGGTGTCTTCTCGGTGCGCCGCCTGCACGCCGGCGACGAGGCCGAAGAGCTGTTCGCGATCCCGACGCAGAAGCGCGGCATCCTGCAGGTCGGTCCCGTGAGCGTCGTGCGCGGCGACCCGCTCGGACTCTTCGAGCGGGTCCACCGCCGCGACGAGCCCGTCGACCTGTACGTGCATCCCCGCACCGTGCTGTTCAGCGGCCAGTCGCTCGGGTTCCTGCGCGACCTCGACGGCCTTCCCACCACCGACCTGTCGCCCGACGATGTCTCCTTCCACGCGTTGCGCGAATACCAGCCGGGCGATGACCTTCGCCACGTGCACTGGAAGTCCACGGCCCGCACCGGCAGTGTCATGGTGCGTCAGTACGAGGAGACCCGCCGTTCGCACTTCGTGATCGGGCTCTCCCGCAGCGCCGCCGACTACCGCGACGGGGCCGAGTTCGAGCTGGCCATCTCCGCCGCCGGATCGCTCGGACTGCGCGCCCTGCGCGACTCCCAGCGCGTCGAGGTGCGCGTGCAGGGCCGTGAGCTGCCCGCCGCGACCGGCAAGCAGTTCCTCGACGCACTGTCCGGACTCGAGCAGTCCCGTCCCCGCGAGGGTGGCATCGTCGAGCTCGCCGGTGTCGTCTCCGCCTCCATCGCGCTCGCCAGCGTCGTCGTGCTCGTGTGCGGCAGCGCGGTCAGCGCCGCCCAGCTGCGCATCGCCTGCGCGCGCCTGCCCTACGGCGCACGCGCCCTCGCGGTCGTCGTCGAAACCGGCGCCGCACCCGGGCTGCGCCGCATCGGCGAGGCGGACGTGTTGACCGTCGGCGCCCTCGACCAGCTCGCCGGAGCCCTCAGGAAGGTGCTGGCATGA
- a CDS encoding AAA family ATPase encodes MTMTPEQAAWFQGTFTRLVDNVDRALMGKRDVVGLVIAAMLAEGHVLLEDAPGTGKTSLAKALAATVQGTSNRIQFTPDLLPSDVTGVTIYDQAAHKFEFHKGPIFSSIVLADEINRASPKTQSALLEVMEESRVTVDGVTHDAGRPFLVIATQNPIEQAGTYKLPEAQLDRFLVKTSIGYPDLATTEQILAGASDRNPSAHLPALITTSAVADMADLAATTHVESAVLRYTAQLSEATRNDSATRLGVSVRGAISMIRIAKVWAAAQGRHFVTPDDIKDLAAAVWTHRIVLDPEAEFSGTTAETVINRVLDSVGAPQARSAA; translated from the coding sequence ATGACGATGACTCCCGAACAGGCCGCCTGGTTCCAGGGCACGTTCACCCGCCTCGTCGACAACGTCGACCGTGCACTCATGGGCAAGCGCGACGTCGTGGGCCTGGTGATCGCCGCAATGCTCGCCGAGGGCCACGTCCTCCTGGAGGACGCCCCCGGAACCGGCAAGACGAGCCTCGCCAAGGCGCTGGCCGCGACGGTGCAGGGTACGAGCAACCGCATCCAGTTCACCCCGGACCTGCTGCCCTCCGACGTCACGGGTGTCACCATCTACGACCAGGCTGCGCACAAGTTCGAGTTCCACAAGGGCCCGATCTTCTCCTCGATCGTGCTCGCGGACGAGATCAACCGCGCCTCGCCCAAGACGCAGTCCGCCCTCCTGGAGGTCATGGAGGAGTCGCGCGTCACCGTCGACGGCGTCACGCACGACGCGGGTCGTCCGTTCCTGGTGATCGCGACGCAGAACCCCATCGAGCAGGCCGGCACCTACAAGCTGCCCGAGGCGCAGCTTGACCGCTTCCTCGTGAAGACCTCGATCGGCTACCCGGATCTCGCGACCACCGAGCAGATCCTTGCCGGTGCCTCCGACCGCAACCCGTCGGCTCACCTCCCCGCGCTGATCACGACGAGCGCCGTGGCCGACATGGCCGATCTCGCGGCGACCACGCACGTCGAGTCCGCCGTGCTGCGCTACACCGCCCAGCTCTCCGAAGCCACGCGCAACGACTCCGCCACCCGTCTGGGCGTCTCGGTCCGCGGCGCGATCTCGATGATCCGCATCGCCAAGGTCTGGGCCGCCGCCCAGGGCCGCCACTTCGTCACGCCCGACGACATCAAGGACCTCGCTGCGGCCGTCTGGACGCACCGCATCGTGCTCGACCCCGAGGCGGAGTTCTCCGGTACGACGGCCGAGACGGTCATCAACCGCGTGCTGGACTCGGTCGGCGCTCCCCAGGCGAGGTCTGCGGCCTGA